The following proteins are co-located in the Tripterygium wilfordii isolate XIE 37 chromosome 2, ASM1340144v1, whole genome shotgun sequence genome:
- the LOC120008516 gene encoding F-box protein At2g32560-like, which translates to MLLYLLITCFSFIFLFKSLPLKSLPPWASEMRLLSLCFSKQVSIFSNFVKNTLCRLYITGIPSTKKMGFSPQVEAINVASGMSVLDLPELTLECILERLPPSGLCSMAGVCSSLRERCVSNHLWEKHMKQKWGRLIGPAAHREWQWYLASRNWANLRQGRQRGLMRLLSIVWPFLWARSSVVDGTNNSKERCSFHVDSLMSWYLALETGKFWFPAQVYNRENGHVGFMMSCYDAELSYDPRTDTFQARYPSHGRRAIAIETNVPWERLRAPPVDTSPHALHISDCLNELRPGDHIEIQWRRNKEFPYGWWYGVVGHLESCDGNKTHCRCHNNDRVALEFNHYTPGSRWRRTTISRKDHREEGNEVDGFYGGIRKLKSNEEISMWRRLWPVEVLE; encoded by the exons ATGCTACTTTACTTGTTAATCACTTGTTTCTCCTTCATTTTTCTCTTCAAGTCCCTCCCTCTCAAGTCACTCCCACCATGGGCATCTGAGATGAGGTTgctctctctttgtttctcGAAACAAGTTTCAATCTTCTCCAACTTCGTAAAGAACACTCTTTGCAGACTCTATATTACTGGAATTCCCTCAACAAAAAAGATGGGTTTCAGTCCACAAGTCGAAGCTATTAATGTGGCTTCAGGTATGTCTGTGCTGGATTTGCCTGAACTGACCTTGGAATGCATTCTTGAGAGGCTACCACCATCAGGGCTTTGTAGTATGGCTGGTGTTTGTAGCTCTTTGAGGGAAAGATGTGTTAGCAATCACTTGTGGGAAAAACATATGAAGCAAAAATGGGGTAGACTAATAGGTCCAGCTGCACATAGAGAGTGGCAATGGTACCTAGCCTCCAGAAATTGGGCCAATCTCAGGCAAGGTAGACAGAGAGGGCTAATGAGGCTTCTCTCAATAGTTTGGCCTTTTCTGTGGGCAAGATCAAGCGTTGTTGACGGTACTAATAATAGCAAGGAGAGGTGTTCTTTTCATGTTGATTCACTCATGTCTTGGTATTTAGCTCTTGAGACTGGCAAGTTTTGGTTCCCTGCTCAGGTCTACAATCGTGAG AATGGGCATGTTGGGTTTATGATGTCTTGCTATGATGCTGAGCTAAGCTATGATCCCCGGACCGATACATTCCAAGCCAG GTATCCATCACATGGTAGGAGAGCAATTGCTATTGAGACTAATGTGCCTTGGGAGAGGTTAAGAGCACCTCCTGTTGACACATCCCCTCATGCTCTTCACATATCTGATTGTTTGAATGAATTACGCCCTGGAGATCACATTGAGATTCAGTGGAGAAGAAACAAAGAATTCCCATATG GATGGTGGTATGGTGTTGTCGGACACCTTGAGTCGTGTGATGGAAACAAAACTCACTGCCGCTGTCATAACAATG ACAGAGTGGCATTGGAGTTCAATCATTACACCCCTGGCTCACGATGGAGGCGTACAACAATCAGCAGGAAAGACCATAGGGAAGAAGGGAACGAAGTAGATGGGTTCTATGGTGGAATCCGAAAGCTTAAAAGTAATGAAGAGATTTCCATGTGGAGGCGACTTTGGCCAGTAGAAGTATTGGAATAG
- the LOC120004794 gene encoding protein N-lysine methyltransferase METTL21A, which yields MSREGEEDDDIVCLDASFFVNDNYQLTTFKFGSHVLELLCLHSASTDFDLTGQLVWPGAMILNDYLSKNSEMLQGFSAIELGSGVGVTGILCSKFCREVLMTDHNNEVLKILKKNIELHADCHAELAAEKLEWGNSDQVNEILQRYSGGFDLILGADICFQQSSVPLLFDTVEQLLRIRGTQCKFILAYVSRAKRMDSIVVNEAVQHGLLINEVTGTRSIVGNLEGFIFEVTLK from the exons ATGagtagagaaggagaagaagacgaCGACATAGTTTGCTTGGACGCATCGTTCTTTGTAAATGACAA TTATCAGCTGACCACATTTAAGTTCGGGTCTCATGTTCTTGAGCTACTCTGCCTCCATTCCGCTTCAA CTGATTTTGATTTGACAGGACAATTGGTGTGGCCTGGTGCTATGATTTTGAATGATTATCTTTCAAAAAATTCTGAGATGCTCCAAGGATTTTCTGCTATTGAGTTAGGATCTGGTGTTG GTGTTACTGGGATACTCTGCAGCAAATTTTGCCGAGAGGTTCTTATGACTGACCATAATAACGAAGTGCTCAAG ATTCTAAAGAAAAATATTGAGCTCCATGCAGATTGTCATGCTG AATTGGCTGCTGAGAAACTAGAATGGGGGAATTCTGATCAAGTAAACGAAATTCTTCAAAGATATTCTGGAGGATTTGATCTGATACTTGGTGCCGACATTT GCTTTCAGCAATCTAGCGTCCCTTTGCTTTTTGATACGGTGGAACAACTCCTTCGTATTCGTGGAACACAATGCAAATTTATACTTGCCTATGTGTCCCGAGCTAAGAG GATGGATTCAATTGTCGTCAATGAAGCTGTTCAACATGGTCTGCTGATAAATGAAGTGACTGGGACTCGATCAATTGTCGGAAATCTTGAAGGATTCATTTTTGAAGTGACTCTTAAATAG
- the LOC120004786 gene encoding Holliday junction resolvase MOC1, chloroplastic — protein sequence MEALQMKPQFLLHCQSSSMMSIFSKISMSNLRPFCTSTSLTPRKAIKVADVQKLKESWLASLTCTPLSPIENPISGSGLDPPRPSTKWVIGVDPDIYGALAVLQYEGDSACSAQVFDSPRLKLVVGGRVRNRLDANSVVQLLRSLEAPAGTTAYLEQSNPYPKDGKQGWWSGGFGYGLWIGILVASGFSVVPVPSLTWKNEFELTGPSSTKDDSRRIASELFPSLSSSLKRKKDHGRAEALLIAAYGKGLKMKSES from the exons ATGGAAGCCCTGCAAATGAAGCCACAATTCTTGTTGCACTGCCAAAGTAGCTCAATGATGTCCATTTTCTCCAAAATCTCCATGTCCAACCTAAGGCCCTTTTGTACTAGTACCAGTCTCACTCCAAGAAAGGCTATCAAGGTCGCCGACGTACAAAAGCTCAAGGAAAGCTGGTTGGCCTCTCTCACTTGCACTCCTCTCAGTCCTATCGAAAACCCCATCTCGGGTTCTGGACTGGACCCTCCACGACCCAGTACCAAATGGGTCATTGGTGTCGACCCGGATATCTACGGTGCCTTGGCGGTCTTGCAATATGAAGGCGACTCCGCTTGCTCTGCTCAG GTGTTTGATTCGCCTCGCTTGAAATTAGTGGTTGGCGGAAGAGTTAGAAATCGTTTGGATGCGAATTCCGTTGTTCAGTTGCTTCGTAGCCTTGAAGCACCAGCTG GAACTACTGCGTATTTAGAGCAATCAAATCCATATCCAAAGGATGGGAAACAG GGATGGTGGAGTGGTGGATTTGGTTATGGATTATGGATAGGGATTCTAGTGGCATCAGGGTTCTCTGTAGTTCCAGTGCCATCTTTAACAtggaagaatgaatttgaactCACTGGACCCAGCTCTACAAAG GATGACAGTCGCAGGATTGCATCCGAATTATTTCCGTCATTGAGCTCCTccctgaaaaggaaaaaagatcaTG GAAGGGCTGAGGCCCTACTCATCGCTGCATACGGAAAAGGCCTGAAGATGAAGTCGGAATCGTGA